A window of Alphaproteobacteria bacterium contains these coding sequences:
- a CDS encoding IS66 family transposase, with protein MTEGSAAISELDSLRALLAAREAEIAAKDAELRSRDLLIEKLRHQLAGLRRYRFGARSESLDQLELTLEEAEIAQAVDAPAERQPVAAGEKRKPKRLPLPDHLPRHETVLPPVSGGGEACPACGGRLKRVGQDVTEELEYVPARFVVNRIVRPRMACAGCEAFHQAELPSRPIERGRPGPGLLAQVLVSKYADHLPLYRQSRIFARDGIDLDRSTLADWVGRSTALLAALADAVGRHVLAGQAIFADDTPVRLQVPGTGRTHTARLWTYVRDERPWAGAAPPAAWYRFTLDRKGEHPAAHLADYDGWMHADGYAGFEEIYRSGRVTEVACMAHVRRKFVDVHQSQASAIAAEALERIAALYAVEAEARGRPPDERARIRQAKARPVFDDLEAWLTAQRGAISAKTPLAGAIRYALSRLQRLRPYLDDGILEIDNNAAERAMRGVALGRKNWLFAGSPAGGRSAAVAYTLIETTKLNGADPQAWLADVLARIADHKVTELDDLMPWRNGRPS; from the coding sequence ATGACCGAGGGCAGCGCCGCCATCTCCGAGCTGGACAGCCTGCGGGCGCTGCTGGCGGCGCGGGAGGCGGAGATCGCGGCGAAGGACGCCGAGCTGCGCTCTCGCGACCTGCTGATCGAGAAGCTCAGGCACCAGCTGGCCGGGCTCCGGCGCTACCGGTTCGGGGCGCGGTCGGAGAGCCTCGACCAGCTGGAGCTAACCCTGGAAGAGGCGGAGATCGCGCAGGCCGTGGACGCCCCGGCCGAGCGGCAGCCCGTCGCCGCCGGCGAGAAGCGCAAGCCGAAGCGGCTGCCGCTGCCCGATCACTTGCCGCGCCATGAGACGGTGCTGCCCCCTGTCTCTGGCGGGGGCGAAGCCTGCCCGGCGTGCGGCGGGCGGCTGAAGCGGGTCGGCCAGGACGTCACCGAGGAGCTGGAGTACGTCCCCGCCCGCTTCGTGGTGAACCGGATCGTGCGCCCGCGCATGGCCTGCGCCGGTTGCGAGGCGTTCCACCAGGCCGAGCTGCCGTCGCGACCGATCGAGCGCGGCCGCCCGGGCCCGGGGCTGCTGGCCCAAGTGCTGGTCTCCAAGTACGCCGATCACCTGCCGCTCTACCGCCAGAGCCGGATCTTCGCCCGCGACGGCATCGATCTCGACCGCTCGACGCTGGCCGACTGGGTCGGGCGCTCCACCGCGCTGTTGGCGGCGCTGGCCGACGCGGTCGGCCGCCACGTGCTGGCGGGCCAAGCGATCTTCGCCGACGACACGCCGGTGAGACTGCAGGTGCCCGGCACCGGCAGGACGCACACCGCGCGGCTGTGGACCTACGTCCGCGACGAGCGCCCTTGGGCCGGCGCGGCACCGCCGGCGGCTTGGTACCGGTTCACCCTCGACCGCAAGGGCGAGCATCCGGCGGCGCATCTGGCCGACTATGACGGCTGGATGCACGCCGACGGCTATGCCGGCTTCGAGGAGATCTACCGCTCGGGCAGGGTCACCGAGGTCGCCTGCATGGCCCATGTCCGGCGCAAGTTCGTCGACGTCCACCAGTCCCAGGCCTCGGCCATCGCCGCCGAGGCGCTCGAGCGGATCGCTGCGCTCTACGCCGTCGAGGCGGAGGCTCGCGGCCGGCCGCCGGACGAACGGGCAAGGATCAGGCAGGCGAAAGCCCGCCCCGTCTTCGACGACCTCGAGGCCTGGCTCACGGCGCAGCGCGGCGCCATCTCCGCCAAGACCCCGCTCGCCGGCGCCATCCGCTATGCGCTTTCCAGGCTGCAGCGGCTCCGCCCCTATCTCGACGACGGCATCCTCGAGATCGACAACAACGCGGCCGAGCGCGCCATGCGCGGTGTCGCTCTCGGTCGTAAGAACTGGCTGTTCGCCGGCTCGCCCGCCGGTGGCCGCTCCGCCGCCGTCGCCTACACCCTGATCGAGACCACCAAGCTCAACGGCGCCGACCCCCAGGCTTGGCTCGCCGATGTCCTCGCCCGCATCGCCGACCACAAGGTCACCGAACTCGATGACCTGATGCCCTGGCGTAACGGTCGGCCCAGCTGA
- a CDS encoding NAD-dependent succinate-semialdehyde dehydrogenase, giving the protein MAQPAAQTACAKRAILCDPTLLRHQGYVDGAWTDGSGAAPFAVTDPSDGAVVGTVAALSAGDTAVAIAAARRAFADWRRSLPAARGRTLAAWHSHMLAARDDLARLIVLEQGKPLAEAQGEVDYAADFVAWYAAEAERIGVESIASPFADAVTELRREPVGVAALLTPWNFPLAMITRKAAAALAAGCTAVVHPSCEAPFSALALAELADRAGLPAGTFNVVPGAPGEIGPALCGHPDIRAVSFTGSTEVGRLVAAQCAATVKTTILELGGHAPFVVCADADLDAAVDAAMPAKFATSGQDCLAANRFLVHRTLYDPFVARFAERMQGLTVGHGFAPGVDIGPLINARAVAKAEAHVADAVERGARLVTGGARHRAGAQFFQPTLLANVPPEALIWREETFAPVAAVAAFDDDDTAIRIANDTVHGLVAYVHARAPERIERFQRELDYGMVAVNRTKLTGAPVPFGGVKQSGLGREGGRHGLEAFTVLKYICRQGA; this is encoded by the coding sequence ATGGCCCAACCGGCTGCGCAGACCGCCTGCGCGAAACGCGCGATCCTCTGCGACCCCACGCTCCTGCGTCACCAGGGCTATGTCGACGGAGCCTGGACCGACGGCAGCGGCGCCGCGCCCTTCGCCGTCACCGATCCGTCGGACGGGGCCGTCGTCGGCACGGTCGCCGCGCTGAGCGCCGGCGACACGGCGGTGGCCATCGCAGCCGCCCGGCGGGCTTTCGCGGACTGGCGACGGAGCCTGCCGGCCGCACGCGGCCGCACGCTCGCGGCCTGGCACAGCCACATGCTGGCGGCGCGCGACGATCTCGCCCGCCTGATCGTGCTTGAACAGGGCAAGCCGCTGGCCGAGGCGCAGGGCGAGGTCGACTATGCCGCCGACTTCGTGGCGTGGTATGCGGCGGAGGCCGAGCGCATCGGCGTGGAATCGATCGCCAGCCCGTTCGCCGATGCGGTCACCGAGCTGCGGCGCGAGCCGGTCGGCGTGGCGGCCCTGCTCACCCCGTGGAACTTCCCGCTGGCGATGATCACGCGCAAGGCCGCCGCGGCCCTGGCCGCCGGCTGCACCGCCGTCGTCCATCCCTCGTGCGAGGCGCCGTTCAGCGCCCTGGCGCTGGCCGAGCTTGCCGACCGGGCCGGGCTGCCGGCCGGCACCTTCAACGTCGTCCCCGGCGCTCCGGGCGAGATCGGCCCTGCGCTGTGCGGCCATCCCGACATTCGGGCGGTCAGCTTCACCGGATCGACCGAGGTCGGCCGCCTGGTCGCAGCGCAGTGCGCGGCGACCGTGAAGACGACGATCCTGGAGCTCGGCGGCCATGCACCGTTCGTCGTCTGCGCCGACGCCGACCTCGACGCTGCGGTCGACGCCGCGATGCCGGCGAAGTTCGCCACCTCGGGCCAGGACTGCCTTGCCGCCAACCGCTTCCTGGTCCACCGCACGCTCTACGACCCGTTCGTCGCCCGCTTTGCCGAGCGCATGCAGGGGCTGACCGTCGGCCACGGCTTCGCGCCGGGTGTCGACATCGGGCCGCTGATCAACGCCCGTGCCGTCGCCAAGGCCGAGGCCCACGTCGCCGATGCGGTCGAGCGCGGGGCCCGGCTGGTGACCGGCGGCGCGCGCCACCGGGCCGGCGCGCAGTTCTTCCAGCCGACCTTGCTCGCGAACGTGCCGCCGGAGGCGCTGATCTGGCGCGAGGAGACGTTCGCTCCGGTCGCGGCCGTCGCGGCGTTCGATGACGATGACACGGCGATCCGCATCGCCAACGACACCGTTCACGGCCTCGTCGCCTATGTCCACGCCCGCGCGCCGGAGCGGATCGAGCGCTTCCAGCGCGAGCTCGACTACGGCATGGTCGCCGTCAACCGCACCAAGCTGACCGGCGCCCCGGTGCCCTTCGGCGGCGTCAAGCAATCCGGTCTCGGTCGCGAAGGCGGCCGGCACGGCCTGGAGGCGTTCACCGTGCTCAAGTACATCTGCCGGCAGGGCGCATGA
- a CDS encoding transposase → MAQARVPGVSVSQVARRYDVNANLVFKWLRDPRFKVEDEAACRFLPVEVVAEATPSCTEQRPPESRIEIALANGHRLTVSGPFDADAVCRLVRGLSA, encoded by the coding sequence GTGGCACAGGCGCGTGTGCCGGGGGTCTCGGTGTCGCAGGTGGCGCGGCGCTACGACGTGAACGCCAACCTTGTGTTCAAGTGGCTGCGCGATCCCCGCTTCAAGGTCGAGGACGAGGCGGCCTGCCGGTTCCTGCCGGTGGAGGTCGTCGCCGAGGCGACGCCATCCTGCACCGAGCAGCGGCCCCCGGAGAGTAGGATCGAGATCGCGCTGGCCAACGGCCATCGTCTCACGGTGTCGGGTCCGTTCGATGCCGACGCGGTGTGCCGCCTGGTGCGGGGCCTGAGCGCGTGA
- the ehuD gene encoding ectoine/hydroxyectoine ABC transporter permease subunit EhuD — protein MDWKWSFVWEIMPTLIDGVIVTIEATLLGSALAMALGLGFAIVRRSPNRLVALPAGFVLDFIRGTPLLVQLYFLFFILPDVGLTLSPLLAGVIGLGVHYGTYTAEVYRTGIDNLPRGQWEAAKAVNLSVGQTWRHIVIPQAIPPMIPALANYFIAMFKETPLLSAITVLELMNQAKSVANFNYRYLEPMTLVGAFFLAISVPSVIALRRLERRYARRER, from the coding sequence GTGGACTGGAAGTGGTCGTTCGTCTGGGAGATCATGCCGACGCTGATCGACGGCGTGATCGTCACCATCGAGGCGACGCTGCTGGGATCGGCGCTGGCCATGGCGCTCGGGCTCGGCTTCGCCATCGTCCGGCGGTCGCCGAACCGTCTCGTGGCGCTGCCGGCCGGGTTCGTGCTCGACTTCATCCGCGGCACGCCGCTGCTGGTGCAGCTCTACTTCCTGTTCTTCATCCTGCCGGACGTCGGGCTGACCCTCAGCCCGCTGCTGGCCGGCGTGATCGGGCTCGGCGTCCACTACGGAACCTACACGGCCGAGGTCTACCGCACCGGCATCGACAATCTGCCGCGCGGCCAATGGGAAGCGGCCAAGGCGGTGAACCTGTCGGTCGGCCAGACCTGGCGACATATCGTGATTCCGCAGGCGATTCCGCCGATGATCCCGGCACTCGCAAACTATTTCATCGCGATGTTCAAGGAAACGCCGCTGCTGTCGGCAATCACGGTGCTGGAACTGATGAACCAGGCCAAGAGCGTCGCCAACTTCAACTACCGCTACCTGGAACCCATGACCCTGGTCGGCGCCTTCTTCCTCGCGATCAGCGTGCCCTCGGTGATCGCCCTCAGGCGTCTGGAGCGACGATATGCGCGACGTGAGCGATGA
- a CDS encoding PLP-dependent aminotransferase family protein: MTMWCPESDRLTRPFFLSLAGEIRRAIEEGRLVPGARLPPHRALAHALGLSVQTVSRAYNLLERDGILTGRVGSGTYVGAGRPDPGYPFIESSFGSGLIDLSILKQVLTPWHDARMRETLADVAGSAPESAFFSFRPGTALAPYLACAQRWLAVCGVTAHADQIQLTAGATPAMSVAIQTAVPPGGTMATEAIGHHMLVHLCKYLGRRLVGIAGDDDGMLPDAFEAACRAEPVAALFVTPSCANPQGIAVTTQRRRALLDVAARYRVRVIENDAWGPLVADRPPPFAAMAPDRVFYITSFTKIMLPGLRAGLLVAPPGLHTDAAKRNLASNWSAVPLVFEVVKRWIEDGTADEMVVRQRKALEARHAIAMTELAGLPFRANRHGLHLWLDLVPPWTSEPFILQLRQQGVAVAPASAFVTEPGQAPNSVRVSLGPAPEPDLRRALAILRALYDEEPAPAMFGL, from the coding sequence ATGACAATGTGGTGCCCGGAATCGGATCGCCTGACGCGGCCGTTCTTCCTGTCGCTGGCAGGCGAAATCCGCCGTGCGATCGAGGAGGGGCGGCTGGTTCCCGGCGCGCGGCTGCCGCCCCACCGTGCGCTGGCGCACGCGCTGGGCCTGAGCGTGCAGACCGTCAGCCGCGCCTACAACCTGCTGGAGCGCGACGGCATCCTGACCGGGCGGGTCGGCAGCGGTACCTATGTCGGAGCCGGCCGGCCCGATCCGGGCTATCCGTTCATCGAAAGCAGTTTCGGTTCCGGCCTGATCGACCTGTCGATCCTGAAGCAGGTCCTGACCCCCTGGCACGACGCGCGGATGCGCGAGACGCTGGCGGACGTGGCTGGGTCCGCACCGGAATCCGCGTTCTTCTCGTTCCGGCCGGGGACGGCGCTGGCGCCCTATCTGGCGTGTGCGCAGCGCTGGCTCGCAGTCTGCGGCGTGACGGCGCACGCCGACCAAATCCAATTGACCGCAGGTGCCACGCCGGCGATGAGCGTCGCGATCCAGACCGCGGTGCCGCCGGGCGGGACGATGGCGACCGAGGCCATCGGCCATCACATGCTGGTGCACCTGTGCAAATACCTCGGTCGGCGGCTGGTCGGCATCGCCGGCGACGACGACGGCATGCTTCCGGACGCATTCGAGGCGGCGTGCCGAGCCGAACCGGTTGCGGCGCTGTTCGTCACGCCCTCCTGCGCCAACCCGCAGGGGATCGCCGTGACGACCCAGCGCCGGCGAGCGCTGCTCGACGTGGCCGCGCGCTACCGGGTGCGCGTCATCGAGAACGATGCATGGGGGCCGCTGGTCGCCGACCGGCCGCCGCCCTTTGCCGCGATGGCGCCGGATCGGGTGTTCTACATCACCAGCTTCACCAAGATCATGCTGCCCGGGCTGCGGGCCGGGCTGCTGGTGGCGCCGCCCGGGCTGCACACCGACGCGGCCAAGCGCAACCTTGCCAGCAACTGGTCGGCCGTCCCGCTGGTCTTTGAGGTGGTCAAGCGCTGGATCGAGGACGGCACCGCGGACGAGATGGTGGTGCGCCAGCGCAAGGCCCTGGAAGCGCGCCACGCGATCGCGATGACCGAACTGGCGGGCCTGCCGTTCCGCGCGAACCGGCACGGGCTGCACCTGTGGCTTGACCTCGTGCCGCCGTGGACCAGCGAGCCGTTCATCCTGCAGCTCAGGCAGCAGGGCGTCGCCGTCGCGCCGGCCTCGGCCTTCGTCACCGAACCGGGGCAGGCGCCGAACAGCGTCCGGGTCAGCCTGGGGCCGGCGCCCGAGCCGGACCTTCGCCGTGCGCTGGCGATCCTGCGCGCGCTGTACGACGAGGAGCCGGCGCCGGCAATGTTCGGGCTATGA
- the tnpB gene encoding IS66 family insertion sequence element accessory protein TnpB (TnpB, as the term is used for proteins encoded by IS66 family insertion elements, is considered an accessory protein, since TnpC, encoded by a neighboring gene, is a DDE family transposase.), which yields MIPVPATTRIWLAGGVTDMRKGFVGLAAQAEKVLRADPYSGHLFVFRGRRGDLVKVIWWDGQGACLFAKRLERGRFVWPSVAAGRVVISAAQLSMLLEGIDWRAPLRTWRPLTTG from the coding sequence GTGATCCCGGTTCCGGCGACGACGCGGATCTGGCTCGCCGGCGGGGTGACGGACATGCGCAAGGGATTCGTGGGCCTGGCGGCGCAGGCGGAGAAGGTGCTGCGCGCGGACCCGTATTCGGGCCACCTTTTCGTGTTCCGCGGCCGGCGCGGCGACCTGGTCAAGGTGATCTGGTGGGACGGCCAGGGGGCGTGCCTGTTCGCCAAGCGTCTGGAGCGCGGGCGGTTCGTGTGGCCGTCGGTGGCGGCTGGCCGGGTGGTGATCAGCGCGGCGCAGCTGTCGATGCTGTTGGAGGGGATCGACTGGCGGGCCCCTCTCCGCACTTGGCGGCCGCTGACGACCGGGTGA
- the ehuC gene encoding ectoine/hydroxyectoine ABC transporter permease subunit EhuC, whose product MEQWSGYLGLIVDGFWVTLQLTVFGCALALAMAFIAGLGRLSRFFVLRAAATAYIEFFRGTSVFVQLFWAYFVLPLFGIPLEPIEAGVLALGLNVGAYGAEVVRGAILSVPREQYEACTALNLGRWQRLRHVVLPQAFLLMLPTFGNNAIELLKGTAVVSLISLADMTFQAQVVRQQTGNTAVPFLSILVLYFAIAMVITYSVRGLERHLSRGLDVTRR is encoded by the coding sequence ATGGAGCAATGGTCCGGCTATCTCGGCCTGATCGTGGACGGCTTCTGGGTCACGCTGCAGCTGACGGTGTTCGGCTGCGCGCTCGCCCTGGCCATGGCGTTCATCGCCGGGCTCGGGCGCCTGTCGCGGTTCTTCGTGCTGCGGGCGGCTGCGACGGCATATATCGAGTTCTTCCGCGGCACGTCGGTGTTCGTCCAGCTGTTCTGGGCCTATTTCGTGCTGCCGTTGTTCGGCATCCCGCTGGAGCCGATCGAGGCCGGCGTGCTCGCCCTCGGCCTCAATGTCGGTGCCTACGGTGCCGAGGTGGTGCGCGGGGCGATCCTGTCGGTGCCGCGCGAGCAGTACGAGGCGTGCACGGCGCTGAACCTCGGGCGCTGGCAGCGCCTGCGCCACGTGGTGCTGCCCCAGGCCTTCCTGCTGATGCTGCCGACCTTCGGCAACAACGCGATCGAGCTGCTGAAGGGCACGGCGGTCGTGTCGCTCATATCGCTCGCCGACATGACGTTCCAGGCCCAGGTGGTACGCCAGCAGACCGGCAATACCGCCGTCCCGTTCCTGTCCATCCTGGTGCTGTACTTCGCCATTGCGATGGTCATCACCTACAGCGTCCGCGGCCTCGAGCGACACCTGTCGCGCGGCCTCGACGTGACGCGGAGATAG
- the ehuB gene encoding ectoine/hydroxyectoine ABC transporter substrate-binding protein EhuB produces MAQASTLCGALSRAAWATALAAGIGLGTGAAQAQDTLARLQEQGFARIAIANEPPWTQVNADGTVTGAAPEVAKAVLARLGIEEVVASISEYGAMIPGLQARRFDLVTAGLFIKPERCEAVIFSEPDLCDAESFAVKAGNPLGLMTYEDIAASDSARVGAPGGGTEERLALEAGVPRDRVIVVPDAQSGIAMLQDGRIDVYALPILSISALLATADDPDLEMVAPIAGTPVYCAGAAFNADDAAFRDAYDAELAALKESGEFAAIVEPYGFSGEAPGMTSRETLCGEPN; encoded by the coding sequence ATGGCACAGGCATCGACACTCTGCGGGGCGCTGTCCCGCGCGGCATGGGCGACGGCGCTCGCCGCGGGCATCGGCCTCGGCACCGGCGCGGCGCAGGCGCAGGACACGCTGGCGCGGCTGCAGGAGCAGGGCTTCGCCCGCATCGCCATCGCCAACGAGCCGCCATGGACGCAGGTGAATGCCGACGGCACGGTCACTGGCGCGGCGCCCGAGGTGGCCAAGGCGGTGCTGGCGCGCCTGGGGATCGAAGAGGTGGTCGCGTCGATCTCCGAATATGGCGCGATGATCCCGGGGCTGCAGGCGCGGCGCTTCGACCTGGTCACCGCCGGGCTGTTCATCAAGCCCGAGCGCTGCGAGGCGGTGATCTTCTCGGAGCCGGACCTGTGCGACGCGGAATCGTTCGCGGTCAAGGCCGGCAATCCGCTCGGCCTGATGACCTATGAGGACATCGCGGCAAGCGACAGCGCGCGGGTCGGCGCGCCGGGCGGCGGCACCGAGGAGCGCCTGGCGCTCGAGGCCGGCGTGCCGCGCGACCGGGTCATCGTGGTGCCGGATGCCCAGAGCGGCATCGCCATGCTGCAGGACGGCCGCATCGACGTCTACGCGCTGCCGATCCTGTCGATATCCGCGCTGCTGGCGACGGCCGACGACCCGGATCTCGAGATGGTGGCGCCGATCGCCGGCACGCCGGTCTATTGTGCCGGCGCCGCCTTCAATGCCGACGACGCGGCGTTCCGCGACGCCTATGACGCCGAGCTGGCGGCGCTGAAGGAAAGCGGTGAGTTCGCCGCCATCGTCGAGCCCTACGGCTTCTCGGGCGAGGCGCCGGGCATGACCAGCCGCGAAACCCTGTGCGGCGAGCCGAACTGA
- a CDS encoding Lrp/AsnC family transcriptional regulator: MRPRTVPAMRHDRLDPTDVRILAAVQKEGRLSKTALAARVNLSPSPCWTRLRRLEQSGLIRAYRAEIALERIARFASILVEVTLKQHRYEDFQRFETAIAGEEAVVECYAIGGGIDYLLKVIVPDIDAYQALIDGLLQRRIGIDRYFTYVVTRTVKRGHQPPVGLVARS, translated from the coding sequence ATGAGGCCACGCACCGTTCCGGCCATGCGCCACGACCGGCTCGACCCGACGGACGTTCGAATTCTGGCCGCCGTGCAGAAGGAAGGCCGGCTGTCGAAGACGGCGCTCGCCGCCCGCGTGAACCTGTCGCCGTCCCCCTGCTGGACCCGCCTGCGCCGGCTGGAGCAGAGCGGCCTGATCCGCGCCTACCGCGCCGAGATCGCGCTGGAGCGCATCGCGCGCTTCGCCTCGATCCTGGTCGAGGTCACGCTCAAGCAGCACCGCTATGAGGATTTCCAGCGCTTCGAGACGGCGATCGCCGGCGAGGAGGCGGTGGTCGAGTGCTACGCCATCGGCGGCGGAATCGACTACCTGCTGAAGGTGATCGTGCCGGACATCGACGCCTATCAGGCGCTGATCGACGGTCTGCTGCAGCGGCGGATCGGGATCGACCGCTATTTCACCTATGTGGTGACCCGCACGGTCAAGCGTGGCCACCAGCCCCCCGTCGGCCTGGTCGCCCGCAGCTGA
- the ehuA gene encoding ectoine/hydroxyectoine ABC transporter ATP-binding protein EhuA, producing the protein MIRLDRVTKRFGNLTVLDELCFAAKPAEKLALIGPSGSGKTTVLRILMTLETLNGGAVYVDGEPLWHMPGAGGLVPANEAYLHRMRKKIGMVFQLFNLFPHKSVLRNVTLAPMLTQGTPRAEAEARAMALLKMVGMEEKADAMPAQLSGGQKQRVAIARALALQPKVMLFDEVTSALDPELVEEVLNVMRRLGEETDMTMLLVTHEMSFAHDFADRVLFFDQGRIVESGPPAQIFSDPQEERTRTFLRKVIASGQRI; encoded by the coding sequence ATGATCCGCCTCGATCGCGTCACCAAGCGGTTCGGCAACCTCACCGTGCTCGACGAGCTCTGCTTCGCGGCGAAGCCGGCGGAGAAGCTGGCGCTGATCGGGCCCAGCGGTTCCGGCAAGACCACGGTGCTGCGCATCCTGATGACGCTGGAGACGCTGAACGGCGGCGCCGTCTATGTCGACGGGGAACCGCTGTGGCACATGCCCGGCGCCGGCGGGCTGGTGCCGGCGAACGAGGCGTACCTGCACAGGATGCGCAAGAAGATCGGCATGGTCTTCCAGCTGTTCAACCTGTTCCCGCACAAGTCGGTGCTGCGCAACGTGACGCTGGCGCCGATGCTGACCCAGGGCACGCCAAGGGCCGAGGCCGAAGCCAGGGCGATGGCGCTGCTGAAGATGGTGGGCATGGAGGAGAAGGCGGACGCCATGCCCGCCCAGCTCTCCGGCGGCCAGAAGCAGCGGGTCGCGATCGCGCGCGCGCTCGCGCTGCAGCCGAAGGTGATGCTGTTCGACGAGGTCACCTCGGCGCTCGACCCGGAACTGGTCGAGGAGGTGCTCAACGTCATGCGCAGGCTCGGCGAGGAGACCGACATGACGATGCTGCTGGTCACCCACGAGATGAGCTTCGCCCACGACTTCGCCGACCGGGTGCTGTTCTTCGATCAGGGCCGCATCGTCGAAAGCGGTCCGCCGGCGCAGATCTTTTCCGATCCGCAGGAGGAGCGCACCCGCACCTTCCTGCGCAAGGTCATCGCCTCCGGCCAGCGGATCTGA
- a CDS encoding aminotransferase produces MTETGHAQRANRDMLEVWDRDHFFHPSTSMSAHSRGDTPARVVTGGDGVWITDRDGRRSLDAFAGLYCVNVGYGRTEIADAIAEQARKLAYYHAYVGHGTEPAITLARMICERAPAGLNHVYFGLSGSDANETNIKLVWYLNNVLGRPQKKKIISRLRGYHGSGLITGSLTGLPLFHDAFDLPLDRVLHTDAPHYFRRADRSQSEEEFAQACADSLEALIQREGPDTVAAFIAEPMLGTGGIVPPPAGYWPKIQATLKRHDILLIADEVVTGFGRLGTMFGSERYGLDPDLVTVAKGLTSAYAPLSGVIVHDRIWDVLEQGSDKLGPIGHGWTYSAHPLCAAAGVANLRLIDELDLLANVRAIGPYLLDGLRSALADHAMVGEVRGDGLLAAVEFCADKRTGALFDPAKKVGPRVAAALAARGVLGRAMPHGDILGFAPPLCLGRDDADRIVSASAEAVDEVAA; encoded by the coding sequence ATGACTGAGACCGGGCACGCCCAGCGCGCCAACCGCGATATGCTGGAGGTGTGGGACCGCGACCACTTCTTTCATCCGTCGACCTCAATGTCCGCGCACAGCCGCGGCGACACGCCGGCCCGCGTCGTCACCGGCGGCGACGGGGTGTGGATCACCGACCGCGACGGCAGGCGCAGCCTCGACGCCTTCGCCGGCCTCTACTGCGTCAACGTCGGTTACGGCCGCACCGAGATCGCCGACGCCATCGCCGAGCAGGCGCGCAAGCTCGCCTACTACCACGCCTATGTCGGCCACGGCACCGAGCCCGCGATCACGCTGGCGCGCATGATCTGCGAGCGCGCCCCCGCCGGCCTCAACCACGTCTATTTCGGCCTGTCCGGCTCCGATGCCAACGAGACCAACATCAAGCTGGTCTGGTACCTGAACAACGTGCTCGGCCGGCCGCAGAAGAAGAAGATCATCAGCCGCCTGCGCGGCTACCACGGCTCCGGCCTGATCACCGGCAGCCTGACCGGCCTGCCGCTGTTCCACGACGCCTTCGACCTGCCGCTGGACCGGGTGCTGCACACCGATGCCCCGCACTATTTCCGCCGGGCCGACCGCAGCCAGTCCGAGGAGGAATTCGCCCAGGCCTGCGCCGACAGCCTCGAGGCGCTGATTCAGCGCGAGGGGCCCGACACCGTCGCCGCCTTCATCGCCGAACCGATGCTCGGAACCGGCGGCATCGTGCCGCCGCCCGCCGGCTATTGGCCGAAGATCCAGGCGACGCTGAAGCGCCACGACATCCTGTTGATCGCCGACGAGGTAGTCACCGGCTTCGGCCGGCTGGGCACGATGTTCGGCAGCGAGCGCTACGGGCTCGACCCCGACCTCGTCACCGTCGCCAAGGGCCTGACCAGTGCCTATGCGCCGCTCAGCGGGGTGATCGTCCACGACCGGATCTGGGACGTGCTCGAGCAGGGCTCGGACAAGCTCGGCCCGATCGGTCACGGCTGGACCTACTCGGCCCATCCGCTGTGCGCGGCCGCCGGCGTCGCCAATCTTCGGCTGATCGACGAACTGGATCTGCTCGCCAACGTAAGGGCGATCGGTCCGTATCTGCTCGACGGCTTGCGCAGCGCACTGGCGGACCACGCCATGGTCGGCGAGGTGCGCGGCGACGGCCTGCTGGCGGCGGTCGAGTTCTGCGCCGACAAACGGACGGGGGCGCTGTTCGATCCGGCGAAGAAGGTCGGCCCGCGGGTGGCCGCGGCCCTCGCCGCCCGCGGCGTGCTCGGCCGGGCGATGCCGCATGGCGACATCCTTGGCTTTGCGCCGCCGCTATGCCTCGGCCGGGACGATGCGGACCGGATCGTGTCGGCGAGCGCGGAGGCGGTCGACGAGGTCGCCGCGTAA